In Anaerolineae bacterium, a single genomic region encodes these proteins:
- a CDS encoding MBL fold metallo-hydrolase produces MVENIHWLGHDSFRLEGEVTVYIDPWKLPPNLPKADIILITHEHYDHCSPEDVAKIQKADTVIVTIPAAAKKLKGEIKTVKPGDKITVKGIEVEMVPAYNIDKPFHPKEAGHVGFIVTLGGKRIYHAGDTDFIPEMKGLKTDIALLPVSGTYVMTADEAARAADAIKPEIAIPMHYGEIVGSEKDAERFKELTSVQVVILKPGQ; encoded by the coding sequence ATGGTAGAGAATATTCACTGGCTCGGTCATGATTCTTTTCGCCTGGAAGGAGAGGTTACAGTTTACATTGACCCATGGAAGCTCCCCCCAAATCTTCCTAAAGCTGACATAATCCTTATAACCCACGAGCACTACGACCATTGCTCTCCGGAAGATGTGGCAAAGATTCAAAAAGCTGATACCGTCATAGTTACCATACCAGCAGCTGCCAAAAAGCTAAAGGGGGAAATAAAAACGGTAAAGCCCGGAGATAAAATCACTGTAAAAGGCATTGAGGTAGAAATGGTCCCAGCCTACAACATAGATAAGCCCTTCCATCCCAAAGAAGCAGGGCATGTGGGCTTCATTGTCACCCTGGGTGGGAAACGCATCTATCATGCTGGCGATACGGACTTTATCCCTGAAATGAAGGGCCTCAAGACAGACATTGCTCTTCTGCCTGTAAGCGGAACTTATGTGATGACGGCGGATGAAGCGGCCAGAGCTGCCGATGCCATAAAGCCCGAAATAGCCATACCCATGCATTACGGGGAAATTGTGGGCTCTGAAAAAGACGCCGAACGCTTCAAGGAGTTAACTTCGGTGCAGGTGGTAATCCTTAAGCCAGGCCAGTAA
- the tdh gene encoding L-threonine 3-dehydrogenase, with protein MPEKMKAILKKGPGPGLEMDLVDIPNPAPGEVLVKVRATSICGTDVHIYNWDRWAQSRIKTPLILGHEFCGEVVEVGKDVKSLKVGDFISAESHIPDMTCPICRRGQPHICQNLKIIGVDTNGSFAEYVTIPEICAWKNDPNMDPAIASIQEPLGNAVYAVLAEPVSGMTVAVFGDGPAGNNAVAVAKAAGAGTVFQVGMNPFRLEIGRRMGADFTINISEGQDPVKIILEKTNGTGVDVVLEMAGSPLALEQGFAVLRKGGRFTAFGIPPEPVTLDWANAVIFKGARIIGINGRLLWETWYQMAELLNSGKLDPSPIITHRIPLDNFEEAFRLLTSPEKRVGKVVMFP; from the coding sequence ATGCCTGAGAAGATGAAGGCAATCCTCAAGAAGGGGCCTGGGCCAGGCCTGGAAATGGACCTGGTAGATATACCCAACCCAGCCCCTGGCGAAGTCCTGGTAAAAGTCCGCGCTACTTCTATATGCGGCACTGATGTGCACATATACAATTGGGATCGCTGGGCTCAGAGCCGTATAAAAACTCCTCTGATCCTGGGGCATGAGTTCTGCGGCGAAGTGGTGGAAGTGGGAAAGGACGTTAAAAGCTTGAAAGTGGGAGATTTTATATCCGCCGAAAGCCATATACCCGATATGACCTGCCCTATATGCCGCCGGGGGCAACCCCACATATGCCAGAACCTCAAAATCATCGGGGTTGATACCAACGGCTCCTTCGCTGAATATGTGACAATTCCTGAAATATGCGCTTGGAAAAACGACCCCAATATGGACCCCGCCATAGCCTCCATCCAGGAACCTCTGGGCAATGCTGTCTACGCTGTCCTGGCGGAGCCAGTATCAGGTATGACAGTGGCAGTATTCGGTGATGGGCCAGCGGGCAACAACGCCGTAGCTGTGGCCAAGGCGGCAGGAGCTGGCACTGTCTTCCAGGTGGGTATGAACCCCTTTCGCCTGGAAATCGGGCGCAGGATGGGAGCCGATTTCACCATCAATATCTCCGAAGGCCAGGATCCAGTTAAAATAATCTTGGAAAAAACAAACGGCACAGGAGTAGATGTGGTTCTGGAGATGGCCGGAAGCCCCCTGGCTTTAGAGCAGGGTTTCGCTGTCCTCCGCAAAGGAGGCAGATTCACCGCTTTCGGTATACCACCAGAGCCAGTGACCCTGGATTGGGCCAACGCTGTAATCTTCAAGGGGGCCCGCATCATAGGCATAAACGGACGCCTCCTCTGGGAAACCTGGTACCAGATGGCCGAGCTTCTTAATTCCGGCAAGCTTGATCCATCTCCCATCATCACCCACAGGATACCTCTGGACAATTTCGAGGAGGCCTTTCGCCTTCTCACTTCACCAGAGAAAAGAGTAGGAAAAGTTGTGATGTTCCCTTAG
- a CDS encoding divalent-cation tolerance protein CutA yields the protein MEGDFIVVLITTNSFEEALKIGRILVEEKLAACVNVVPEVFSFYWWEGKVQEDKESLMVVKTTASSFPALEGRVRELHSYTVPEIIALPIREGYKGYLDWVAGSVLR from the coding sequence ATGGAGGGAGATTTCATTGTAGTTCTTATCACCACGAATTCCTTTGAAGAAGCGTTGAAGATAGGGCGGATCCTTGTGGAGGAAAAGCTGGCAGCCTGCGTCAACGTTGTACCTGAGGTTTTCTCTTTCTACTGGTGGGAAGGGAAAGTCCAGGAAGATAAAGAATCTCTGATGGTGGTAAAAACCACTGCTTCCTCCTTCCCGGCCCTTGAAGGGAGGGTCAGGGAGCTTCACAGTTATACTGTACCGGAGATCATCGCCCTTCCGATAAGGGAAGGGTACAAAGGCTATTTGGACTGGGTTGCGGGTTCAGTGCTAAGGTAA
- a CDS encoding zinc ribbon domain-containing protein has product MPIYEYRCSSCGKTFELLRPINKASEPAACPYCGSSETERAISLFAAVSRGEGGTTRSLGGSPCTGCTATTCTSCGR; this is encoded by the coding sequence ATGCCAATTTATGAGTATAGATGCAGCAGCTGTGGTAAAACTTTTGAGCTTCTGCGGCCGATAAATAAGGCGAGCGAGCCAGCCGCGTGCCCATACTGTGGAAGTTCTGAAACAGAAAGAGCTATATCGCTCTTTGCGGCTGTAAGCCGAGGCGAAGGAGGAACTACCAGAAGCCTTGGTGGCAGCCCGTGCACAGGATGCACCGCAACCACATGCACAAGCTGCGGCAGATAA
- a CDS encoding ribonuclease Z, whose product MFEVVFLGTSASAPSVQRSLPAAVVLHNQHRFLIDCGEGTQRQILKSGLGFRRLNKILLTHGHLDHILGLGGLISTFARWEAISEVEIYGGKWALRRVKLLMKVVFMDEIPPINIIYREIGPGVIMEDDKFVLRAFKVIHKGADSLGFLFEEKPRRPFLVEKAEALGVPAGPERRRLVQGEPITLPDGRVIHPDDVLGPPVPGAKLVFVGDASSTRGLAEVACKADALVIEATYLEPEKELARQYGHITAAEAAHLALEAEVRNLYLVHISRRYSVNEVLAEAQAIFPNTTVVNDLDRIVVKKPENQGG is encoded by the coding sequence ATGTTTGAAGTTGTCTTCCTGGGAACTTCGGCTTCTGCCCCTTCGGTTCAAAGGAGCTTGCCGGCGGCAGTGGTCCTTCACAACCAGCACAGGTTCCTTATTGACTGTGGGGAGGGCACTCAGAGGCAAATCCTGAAAAGCGGACTGGGTTTCCGGCGCCTCAATAAGATACTCCTCACCCATGGACATCTGGACCACATCCTGGGGCTGGGGGGGTTGATTTCCACCTTTGCCCGGTGGGAGGCAATAAGCGAGGTGGAAATATACGGAGGAAAGTGGGCCTTACGCCGGGTTAAGCTCCTAATGAAGGTGGTTTTTATGGACGAGATACCCCCTATAAACATCATTTACCGGGAGATCGGCCCTGGGGTGATAATGGAAGACGATAAATTTGTCCTCAGGGCCTTCAAAGTAATCCACAAGGGAGCCGATTCTCTAGGCTTTCTCTTCGAAGAAAAGCCCAGGCGTCCGTTCCTGGTAGAGAAAGCCGAAGCCCTCGGTGTTCCCGCCGGCCCTGAGAGGCGCCGCCTTGTGCAGGGGGAACCCATAACCCTGCCCGATGGTCGGGTTATACACCCTGATGATGTTCTGGGGCCTCCTGTGCCTGGGGCGAAGCTGGTGTTCGTCGGGGATGCTTCCTCCACCCGGGGTTTAGCGGAGGTCGCCTGCAAAGCCGATGCCCTGGTGATTGAGGCTACTTATCTTGAGCCCGAAAAGGAGCTGGCCCGCCAGTACGGTCACATCACAGCAGCCGAAGCAGCCCACCTGGCCCTGGAGGCTGAAGTCCGAAATCTCTATCTTGTGCATATTTCCCGGCGCTACAGCGTAAACGAGGTTCTGGCGGAGGCTCAGGCCATATTCCCCAATACTACCGTCGTGAACGATCTGGACAGAATTGTGGTTAAAAAACCCGAAAATCAGGGAGGGTGA
- a CDS encoding adenine phosphoribosyltransferase, translating to MDLAQYIRNIPDWPKPGVIFRDITTLLKVPEAFREAVDRLAEPFMDKGIDLVVSVEARGFIFGGALAYKLGAGFVPARKPGKLPAETIRQEYALEYGTDAVEIHKDAIKPGQKVLIFDDVLATGGTLEATAKLVERLGGEVVGIALLVDLTYLKGREKLTKYPIHVLIQY from the coding sequence ATGGACCTTGCCCAGTATATTCGGAATATCCCGGATTGGCCTAAACCGGGCGTTATCTTCAGGGATATAACCACCCTTCTCAAAGTTCCCGAAGCATTCCGGGAAGCAGTGGATCGGCTGGCCGAGCCCTTCATGGACAAAGGCATAGACCTTGTTGTAAGCGTTGAAGCCCGGGGCTTTATTTTCGGCGGGGCCCTGGCCTACAAACTTGGGGCAGGATTCGTTCCCGCCAGGAAACCCGGCAAGCTTCCCGCTGAGACTATTAGGCAGGAATATGCCCTGGAATATGGAACCGATGCCGTGGAAATCCACAAAGACGCTATAAAGCCTGGGCAAAAGGTCCTCATCTTTGACGATGTCCTGGCTACTGGAGGAACCCTGGAAGCCACTGCCAAGCTGGTGGAAAGGCTTGGAGGTGAAGTGGTGGGAATAGCCCTCCTTGTTGACCTGACTTACCTCAAAGGCAGGGAAAAGCTCACCAAATACCCAATCCATGTATTGATTCAGTATTAA
- a CDS encoding adenylate/guanylate cyclase domain-containing protein → MQVFQTFLIEIENLAREIQELREKLGKTADLKLPELRKSLASLSEIAWKLKILEGASERVLSLAHELKVSFGDCALNALFLSQLYALAQGISSAPEEPIDRIATEVLRNSLKARTICAFLSTPGSAKFRQEQWFGEVPLGEISQELEEAFKRFKSISMERGLVVPLTGLKGPRGLLYIETENCGPQEMAFAEAVASIVGLAMEAKELAGELEKTLYELAKLQAIKEQEELEKDYIRALFSRFVSPQVVEKLASDPSILRLGGVRQEITILFADIRGFTALSEKLPPEDLVKTLNQYLSIAADAILEEEGTLDKFLGDAVMAFFNAPFPQEQHVLKGARAALRIKNRLEELHSRNALPLKLYFGIGLNVGDAVIGNIGTSMQMNYTAIGDCVNVAKRLQEIARPGQILISAAVYERIKDKAFVRTLPPTSIPGKSSREPIYELLDLVE, encoded by the coding sequence ATGCAAGTTTTTCAGACATTTTTGATAGAAATTGAGAATTTGGCCAGAGAAATTCAAGAATTGCGGGAAAAATTAGGCAAAACCGCCGATTTGAAACTTCCAGAGCTCCGAAAAAGTTTAGCCAGCCTTTCAGAAATAGCATGGAAGCTCAAAATTTTAGAAGGTGCTTCCGAGCGCGTTTTATCCCTCGCTCACGAACTGAAGGTTTCATTCGGGGATTGCGCTCTTAATGCTCTTTTCCTTTCCCAGCTTTACGCTCTGGCCCAGGGCATCTCTTCTGCTCCTGAGGAGCCAATTGACCGCATCGCAACGGAGGTCTTGCGGAATTCTCTGAAGGCCAGAACTATTTGCGCCTTTCTCTCAACGCCGGGTTCGGCAAAGTTTCGGCAGGAACAGTGGTTCGGAGAAGTTCCCCTCGGGGAAATCAGCCAGGAGCTGGAGGAAGCTTTCAAACGCTTTAAATCCATCTCAATGGAAAGAGGTTTAGTTGTTCCATTAACAGGGTTGAAGGGCCCAAGAGGCTTGCTTTACATTGAAACCGAAAACTGCGGCCCCCAGGAAATGGCCTTCGCCGAAGCCGTGGCCTCCATCGTTGGGCTTGCTATGGAGGCAAAGGAGCTGGCCGGAGAGCTGGAAAAAACCCTTTACGAACTGGCCAAACTCCAGGCTATAAAGGAGCAGGAGGAGCTGGAGAAGGATTACATAAGAGCCCTTTTTAGCCGCTTTGTTTCCCCTCAGGTGGTGGAAAAGCTGGCTTCCGACCCTTCAATCTTAAGGTTAGGGGGGGTAAGGCAAGAGATTACCATTCTGTTTGCTGATATCAGAGGCTTTACAGCTTTAAGTGAAAAACTTCCCCCCGAAGACCTGGTGAAGACTTTGAATCAGTATCTATCCATTGCCGCTGATGCCATTCTGGAAGAAGAGGGCACCCTGGATAAATTCTTAGGGGATGCAGTAATGGCTTTCTTTAATGCCCCCTTCCCCCAGGAACAGCATGTCCTTAAGGGAGCCAGAGCAGCTCTGAGGATTAAAAACCGGCTTGAGGAACTTCACTCCAGGAATGCCTTGCCCCTTAAGCTCTACTTCGGCATAGGATTGAACGTGGGCGATGCCGTTATCGGAAATATAGGGACCTCTATGCAGATGAACTACACGGCCATAGGGGATTGCGTGAACGTGGCCAAGCGCCTCCAGGAAATTGCCCGGCCCGGCCAGATCCTTATCAGCGCTGCTGTTTACGAAAGGATCAAAGATAAAGCTTTCGTTCGCACTTTGCCCCCAACCTCAATCCCCGGAAAATCTTCTCGCGAGCCCATATACGAGCTTCTGGACCTTGTGGAGTAA
- a CDS encoding bifunctional enoyl-CoA hydratase/phosphate acetyltransferase, with the protein MAVENFAQMIELARRKGPRRIAVAAAHDPEVLLSLEEARRAGLEISGYLVGDAQAIKAIAQEEGVSLADFEIIHEPETSKAARTVVLLAKEGKADIVIKGQLKTAELLSMALNREIGLRDKNLMTHVGIFEIPGMHKLIYISDSGVVPYPDVYQKLEIIRNAVEVAHRFGIEMPKVAILAATEAVHPKIPASIDALALAKMAEQGWVEGAIVDGPMALDTAISEHSAKVKGVKSLVAGQADILIVPNVEAGNIMAKGILYFARARMAGHVVGAKVPILINSRADEAETRFLSLAMAVYLSTEPATQSK; encoded by the coding sequence ATGGCCGTTGAAAACTTTGCCCAGATGATAGAGCTCGCCCGCAGGAAAGGCCCCAGGCGAATAGCGGTGGCTGCTGCACACGATCCCGAAGTCCTTCTCTCCCTCGAAGAAGCCCGCAGAGCTGGCCTGGAAATATCGGGCTACCTTGTAGGGGATGCCCAGGCCATCAAAGCCATCGCCCAGGAAGAAGGTGTATCTCTCGCTGATTTTGAAATAATCCATGAACCTGAAACTTCTAAGGCCGCCAGAACCGTGGTGCTTTTGGCCAAGGAGGGGAAAGCAGACATAGTCATAAAGGGCCAGCTCAAAACGGCTGAACTCCTTTCAATGGCTCTCAACAGGGAAATTGGCCTCAGGGATAAAAACCTGATGACCCATGTGGGGATCTTTGAAATTCCCGGAATGCACAAGCTAATCTACATAAGCGATAGCGGTGTTGTCCCTTACCCTGATGTTTATCAGAAGCTGGAAATCATCCGAAACGCTGTGGAGGTAGCCCACCGTTTCGGGATTGAAATGCCTAAAGTGGCTATTCTGGCTGCTACCGAAGCTGTTCACCCTAAAATTCCAGCTTCCATTGATGCTCTGGCTCTGGCCAAAATGGCTGAACAGGGCTGGGTTGAGGGAGCCATAGTGGATGGCCCCATGGCTCTCGATACGGCCATCTCGGAGCATTCCGCCAAAGTTAAAGGGGTAAAGTCCCTTGTCGCCGGCCAGGCCGATATCCTCATCGTTCCCAATGTGGAGGCGGGCAACATAATGGCCAAGGGAATCCTTTATTTCGCCCGCGCCAGGATGGCCGGACACGTGGTAGGAGCAAAAGTTCCCATCCTTATAAACTCACGCGCCGACGAGGCCGAAACGCGCTTCCTCTCCTTAGCTATGGCCGTTTACCTTAGCACTGAACCCGCAACCCAGTCCAAATAG
- a CDS encoding tRNA pseudouridine(13) synthase TruD, giving the protein MIFKARPEDFIVREILKVIPQPSGPYALYQLTKKGISTLQAHARLASALKVRPSVIVFPGLKDRKAIASQYFSLKGKGPDEIDGPGFKAKLVGFFHRPLSPEDLQANEFTLTLRLITPSAAKALEEAISAVQKDGLPNYFDRQRFASMSSEGEFPGKKILQRDAEGVLKFYLTIPTPLDPPSYRAFKDKAGKLWGQWEELLKEAPSPSNFRSVLTYLKDHPTGFRKALNLVTPRILTLFLSSYQSWLWNKMAGRLVRRKLEDKRVPFSELEIAGEKLPFYAYLPRELKEELEGIILPFFHHKANFNGPELSHLAQEILKEEGLELRDFKARILNKAYLSRGKRKLILLPSILAHSIESDELNPGYIKLGLKMLLPPGSYATLVVKAIALKLPG; this is encoded by the coding sequence ATGATTTTTAAGGCACGCCCAGAAGATTTTATAGTGAGGGAAATCCTTAAAGTTATTCCCCAACCTTCTGGCCCTTACGCTCTTTACCAGCTCACTAAAAAGGGAATTTCCACCCTCCAGGCTCATGCTCGCCTGGCTTCAGCCCTGAAGGTAAGACCATCAGTCATAGTCTTTCCAGGATTGAAGGACAGAAAGGCCATAGCAAGCCAGTATTTCTCTCTGAAAGGAAAAGGGCCTGATGAGATAGATGGACCTGGATTTAAAGCAAAGCTGGTGGGCTTTTTCCACCGCCCTCTGAGCCCGGAGGACCTTCAGGCCAATGAGTTCACTTTAACTTTGAGGCTTATAACGCCCAGCGCTGCCAAAGCCTTAGAAGAGGCCATCTCCGCCGTTCAGAAAGATGGTCTTCCCAATTACTTTGACCGCCAGCGCTTTGCCTCAATGAGTTCTGAAGGAGAATTTCCGGGCAAGAAAATCCTACAGCGGGATGCTGAGGGTGTGCTTAAATTTTATTTAACGATTCCCACCCCTCTGGACCCTCCCTCGTACAGGGCCTTCAAGGACAAAGCCGGAAAGCTTTGGGGCCAATGGGAAGAGTTACTAAAGGAAGCCCCCTCTCCCTCTAACTTCCGGAGCGTTCTCACTTACCTTAAAGACCACCCCACAGGTTTTCGAAAAGCCCTGAATTTAGTTACCCCCAGGATTCTGACCCTTTTCCTTTCTTCTTACCAAAGCTGGCTCTGGAATAAAATGGCGGGAAGGCTGGTCCGGAGAAAACTTGAGGATAAAAGAGTTCCTTTTTCAGAGCTGGAGATTGCCGGAGAAAAGCTCCCCTTCTATGCGTACCTTCCGAGAGAACTGAAGGAAGAACTTGAAGGAATAATCTTACCTTTCTTCCACCACAAGGCGAATTTTAACGGGCCAGAGCTTTCACATCTGGCGCAGGAAATCCTGAAGGAAGAAGGCCTGGAGTTAAGGGATTTTAAAGCGCGGATCCTCAATAAGGCTTATCTAAGCCGGGGTAAGAGGAAGCTTATCCTTTTACCCAGCATCCTGGCCCACAGCATTGAAAGCGACGAATTGAATCCAGGTTACATAAAGCTGGGGCTTAAGATGCTTCTCCCTCCTGGTTCTTATGCTACTCTGGTGGTAAAAGCGATAGCCCTCAAGCTTCCAGGTTAA